The region AGATATGTTGTTATTTGGATCTTTCTTCGAACAAAACCATGTAATTTGTCGTTTCCCAACTGACTGTTGGACCATAACTAAAtgaatcttttcttttcatcaGGTTCAACTCGAAAACACTGTATGTGAACTGTGCCTAAAGAAATGCAAGAGCATCAGCGGACTAAAATGGCACATCACAGTAAAACACAAGGATACAAGTAATCTTGCGAAGCAAGATGAAGGAGAGCAGCACAGAGATTTAGGTTTTGTAGCGTATTCGCGAATCGTTGAGAAAGCGAAACTTAAAATTGTTGACAATACGATCTACCCAAAAGAGATCCGAGACGAGATAGAGTCCTTCACCAATTTAGAAGACTCATCGGCCGAATTCAGTGAAATTCAAAGCCTACATAAACGATTAAAGAAGTCTGGGAACGCTGAAAGATTTTATGCCTGCTTCTACTCAACCATTGTTTTGAATGCAGTTAAACATTTTAAGGGCCTGACAAGAAATGCTGCTACACTACTGTCCACGAAGGTCGCGGACTGTTTGTTAGTGCacagcaaagaaaaagttgaaaatcaTACAAGTACTTGTTCCTTGTTAACCAAACCGTCAAGTGAAGAAAAAGCTGGGCTGCAGTACATTGGCGGTTATGTACTTCATAAGCTTCATAATAAACACGTCAATACTAATAAATCATCAGAAAGCGAACAGGCAATATCCATACTAAAGGCTGGAAAAGCTCGGGATCAAGATGCTATACAAAGCCAGAGGTTAACTTCATCCTTGAATCGTGGTGGTCTGTGGGCCATTACAGAGAATGCTCAATCAGTTTTTGAGAGGACTGAACACTATTTCAGGGATGTCACTTCAGATaataaattcaaaaaaattgatgttaccagtgttatatcaagatctgTTCATGATGTTGAAGTTGTATCAGCATACAACTCTATGCTGTTGGATTCTGAACTGATGATCAACAAAGGTGTTGCCAAAGATGTATTGCATACTATCATAGAACTGTATGTTAAAGTTCGatcattttcttttgcaaaagacATTATCCAAAGACATAAGATGAAATTGAAAGAACTGAAATCAAAAGCACTTCGTAAGGAGATAAGTAGAGCCTCCAAAGAATCTGAGCAACAAAGGCAAAGTTAAACATAATCATCAATGtgtttatttataataattgtaACACTTTGTGCATGCAAGTGAGTACTGTTTTGTTACCTTTTGCTGCAAGTGCTTTCAGCAGTGGAAATCTAATAGTAAAATTGTGAACTTGTCTTTAAAAGCATAGTTAAAACTTAAGGTATTGAACAACTCTATGAGAAAATAAAACATGCAAAAGTGACATAAAGCTTTACAATTATTGgagtaataataattgtaacacTTTGTGCATGCATGAGTACTGTTTTGTTACCTTTTGCTGCAAGTGCTTTCAGCAGTGGAAATTTAGTAGTAAAATTTTGAACTTGTCTTTAAAAGCATAGTTAAAACTTAAGGTATTGAACCACTCTATGAGAAAATAAAGCATGCCAAAATGACTTGAAGCTGTACAATTATTGGCTGTTCAATATGAAGAAAACTTTGCTTAGAATTCTACTAACTATGGGATTGACAGTTCAATATGCAATGTTACTGCCTTTTCCTTTTTGGAAGAGGGTCATCAGTCACATTGACCCATGCTTTGTTCTTATCTTTCCTCCCTCTAGTATTGCCAGACTGGCTTGATACCGCTGTATTCGAATTGTGTTGTCGTTGTACCCAAACCTTCTGATGTCTGGGTTGTCACATCTTCTTCCTAGATTTCTTTGACTGCCAAAGTATTCCTCCACTATCACTGTCAATTATTTTCTGGAAATCGTCGTCTACCTTTCGCGATTTCGTGAGCTCATTTAGCCAGTCTGCTCGCCACTTTTTGTATTCTTCATTCCTTGGAGCGGGAAGCTTCCAAATGCCTATTCCCTTAGATCTTCGGCACGATCCACATCCAACCACAGCGCAGTTATCACCAGGCATCTTGTTCTTAACTTAGATATACTCTTTGACCGACTTAACACtattttaacaataaaaaacccTTCGAAATTCAGCATACATCGCACCTTCACGTATCAGACGACGCCATCTTAAGTTTGTGTGTGCACGGTCATCGTCACGTGACGTCGATAAACTCAAACAATAACCTCatcctttgaagtttgccgggtttcctaaccattcccctctactaactatgcttaaaatgttacagttaTATCTGTATAAATATTTTTGCGATCGAAAATACGCCGTtgtttactggcttaaaatgttacagtatatcAAAATTGCAATGGCTGAGATCAATTTCGCATCAAGGATTTAAAAGAGaccttaaaaacaaaataaaagacaTCAAACATCCTGTTACTACATACCAACCAACTACATCGTAGCCCAAAAATATTCTTATAAAACATCATTGgttcttcatttcagaaaaCGTTAAACTCGCAAAAATATTTACCAACTCTGTGCATTGTCACTTGCATTGTCACTTATCGGAAGGGCAAATCGCTCAAAGACTTTCTAGTCAGTGCCAACAACTCTCCCCaagtcaacaaaaacaacagaaacaggAGTTATATGTGATAAGCAGGGTGACAGCATCACAATCAGACATAAACCGTCTTAAGAGCAAATGTCACCAAAAATCaagtaaaatttaaatttagcggCAGAAGCCAAAAAATCGATTTAGCTCTATGTTCGCCCACGTATACTAGCCCTTAGGTAGATAGGAAatgtgatatattttttttccgcTTGAAACGCTTTAAATtcgagaaaatcaagaaaaacgaATTTCGCCCCGACTATGGCCAAATTGGTCGAACGCAATGGTTGAAAATTAGAAATCTAAACTCATTTTGCGTTCGCGTGTCAAAAAGAACCAGAACTTCCCGATACTTTTGCTTGA is a window of Montipora foliosa isolate CH-2021 chromosome 5, ASM3666993v2, whole genome shotgun sequence DNA encoding:
- the LOC138004121 gene encoding uncharacterized protein yields the protein MAEVNDLYLFEDDFRTILEILEDEEELDEQFREAAVEVQLENTVCELCLKKCKSISGLKWHITVKHKDTSNLAKQDEGEQHRDLGFVAYSRIVEKAKLKIVDNTIYPKEIRDEIESFTNLEDSSAEFSEIQSLHKRLKKSGNAERFYACFYSTIVLNAVKHFKGLTRNAATLLSTKVADCLLVHSKEKVENHTSTCSLLTKPSSEEKAGLQYIGGYVLHKLHNKHVNTNKSSESEQAISILKAGKARDQDAIQSQRLTSSLNRGGLWAITENAQSVFERTEHYFRDVTSDNKFKKIDVTSVISRSVHDVEVVSAYNSMLLDSELMINKGVAKDVLHTIIELYVKVRSFSFAKDIIQRHKMKLKELKSKALRKEISRASKESEQQRQS